The sequence GGAGTGAATCTGATAGGTTTTGTTGTCACGGATAAGATTGGCAACGGATAAATTTCCTATCAATATTTCAAGGGCGAGCTGCATGGCATTCCCGTTTGAAGCAGGAATGAGACGCTGGGTGATGACGGCCTTGAGCGACTCGCTAAGCATGGCACGGATCTGGTTCTGTTCTCCGGAAGGATAGGAATCAATAATCCTGTCAATGGTTTTAGCGGCGTTTGAAGTGGAAAGGGTACCGATGACAAGGTGTCCTGTTTCCGAAGCTGAAATAGCCAGGGAGATGGTATCAAGATCCCTTAGTTCACCGATAACAATAACATCCGGATCCTGACGCAGAGCACCTTTGAGGGCATTTTTGTAGGAAAGGGTGTTGCTTCCGAGTTGTCGTTGATTGACGACTCCTTTTTTGAAGGGATGAATAAACTCAATGGGGTCTTCAACGGTTAGGATATGGTGGGCACGCCTTGAGTTGATATAGTCCACCATTGCCGCAAGGGTAGTAGTTTTTCCATGTCCCGTTGCTCCCGTCACCAGTATTATCCCCTGGTGATTTTCAAGGGCCGCAGCAACCACATCGGGGAGCCCGAGCGTGGCAAGTGTCGGTATCTGTGGGGGGATAATGCGGAATACGCCACTGACTCCATTGTTATGCAGCATAGCGCTTCCCCGGAATCGTCCCACCCCTTCAAGCTCATAGGCAAAGTCAAGTTGCTGTTTTCTAGATAAAATGCCGCATTGGGTAGGACTCAGTAATTCTTCAACCAGACGTATGGTGTTTTCAGGAGTGAGGGTCTTGCTCTTCAGGCGCACCAGTTTGCCCATATGACGAACCATAAACGGTTCTCCGGGGATAACATGTACGTCCGAGGCATGCATTTCTGTGGCCCCTTTGAAAACTTTATCCAGTAATGCCATGGGGTGTCTCCCGGTAAGTTGGTTAGCTCCTAAAGCAGTTTTTCGGCAGGAAGGATAATCTCGATATTACTGATAAGGAGGTTGATAAATTCTCCCCGAAGGATCTCTTGTTTGGCGTGATCGGTAACCGTGGCATTGGTGACAACCATAAACTTATTGGTCTCATTCATGAAGTCTGTTAACCTCGCGCCTGGTACGAGATCGATTGCTCCTTCAATGCGAAAATCTTTGGTGAGAATAATGACCTGCGTCTTGGGAGTAGACATGATTCTTCCTCTTGCAGTTAGTGTTCTTTCTTCACTCCGGTTATCGCAGTGAAAGACGTTTGGGGAAATACTCCTATGAGTATCTGTCACAACGATAGAGATGTCAATAAATCCATTTTTTATTGGTGGCAAAATATACAGGTATGAAGAGAAAAATTGAACTTCTGGCCCCAGGTGGTGACATTGATGCCATAAAGGCGGCGATTGTGGCCGGGGCAGATGCTATATACTGCGGTCTGGACCGGTTTAATGCGAGAAATCGTGCGGAGAATATTACTTTTGCCGATCTGCCTGGAATTGTCAGACTTGCCCATACAAATAATTGTGCACTATTTTTGACGCTTAATATTGTCATTGTTGAGAGTGAGATTCCTGCCCTGATAACGCTGCTTAACAGATTGGTGAACACGCGGATCGATGGGCTGATTGTTCAGGATTTGGGATTGTTGTACATTCTCACACACTACTATCCAACTCTTCAGATTCATGCCTCGACTCAGTTGACAACACATAATGAAGGGCAGATACACTTTCTAAGCAAATTGAACGTTCGTAGAGTGAATCTGTCACGGGAATTAAGTATTCAGGAGATACATTCCTTGACGGAAACGGCACATCAAAATAGCCTTCTAACCGAAGTGTTTGTCCATGGATCCTACTGTCTTTCCTTTTCTGGGATATGTTATTTAAGTTCGTTCAACAGTGGAAACTCAGGAAATCGTGGGAGGTGCAGTCAGCCGTGCAGAGACCAGTATGTAAAAACGGTTGCAGGAAAGGATTATCCGCTAAACCTCAAAGATAACTCCGCGTTTTCTGATGTGCAGGCACTGGCTGATGCCGGGGTTGATTCGGTAAAGATTGAAGGGCGAATTAAGAAGTTCCATTATGTCTATACGGTGGTCAAAGCTTGGAGAAAACAGCTTCAGAGTTTGTATGGTCAAGAGGAGTTGTGTCATGACGACGAAGATCTCCACAGGGTTTTCAATCGCGGATTCTCAAACGCATTCCTGAAGGGCGATATTGACCGAGATATGTTTGTCGATCATCCCCGGGATTATTCTGCAGTTTATCTTGCGGAAACGAAGGATGGTGCTACTGATGAAAATATGGAAGAGGCCAAAAGGGAACTGTATGATCTGAAAACGGAAATTATAACAGACGTAAGAGGCAGGATTGAACATTTGAGCAGCGAGAAAATCCCCCTGCAGATCTCGGTATCTGGCCAGGCCGGAACCGTCCTGCATGTCGTTGTCCAAACTCCCGAGAGATCATTTACAGTTGTTTCAGATAGTGGTCTGGTCGAACTGAAGCGCACAAAGGATGGTGGGCAGTCGCTCGACTGCGATATGCTGGCAAAGCGATTGGCGCAACTTAATGAGACGGAATTTACTATTGAGTCCCTGGAAACTGACGGACTGTGTCGTGGTCTCTTTCTTCCTTTTAAAGAGGTGAGCGCAATACGAAAAAAGATTTTTCGGGAATTACATGCTTCGCAGGAATATGTGTCTCCTATTGATGTTCCACGGATCAAGAGACAGGGCGACCAAATGCTGGAACCTGTTCTTTCTCTGCTCCTTTCTGCAGAGGAGGATCTGCATCTTTGTCAGGGAAGCTCTGCAGATACCTACTTCCAGATTCCCGATAATTTAGAGAATTGCGATTCAGCTCTCACCAGTATTTTTGTAGCCAATCGCGGCTTGCTTCCCTGGTTTCCCGCAGTTCTTATAGGAGAAAGTTATCACGCAGCAGTGGAATTTTTACAAAAGGTCAAGCCACAACGTGTTGTGACCAACAATAGTGGAATCGCCTATGAATGCTGGCAACGGGGGGTTCCCTGGATAGCCGGGCCGTATCTGAATGTTGCGAATTCCTTTAGTCTTCTGTGTCTGATGGGAAATTTTAACTGTTCTGGCTCCTTTATTTCAAATGAGCTTAAAAGAGTTCAGATAAAGGCTATTAAGAAGCCTGATGATTTTAAGCTCTACTACAGCATCTATCATCCAATTGTATTAATGACGAGCAGGCAGTGTCTTTTCCATCAGGTCACAGGATGTACAAAAGACAGGATTGACGAAAATTGCCTTCACTGCTGTGAAAAGTCGGCTGAGATAACCAATTTGAAGAAACAAACGTTCCTGATAGAGAAAACGAAGGGGAATTATCACACACTTTATGGTTCGACCCATTATTTAAATACAGATGTTCTGAGAGAAATACCAAATTTTTTTTCCAGTTTTCTTGTTGATTTGCGGAGGATACAAACGGAGACCAGGGTGGCACTGGATAGAGCAGAACTTGTGAAGCTTTTTGAGAGCTATCTGGCGGGTCATCCTGGCTCAGCAGAAGCACTTGAAAAAAGTATCCAGCCTTCAACAAAGCATCAGTATGTAAAAGGGATCTGACGGATCTGGTGCTAAAGCAGAGACGATCTTTTTTTTCGTGATCCTCTGACAATTCCCCCGATGATCATTCCAAAGACGAGAACGCCGCCACCGGCAAGAAACCATTTGAGAGTGTAGTTGCTTCGCAGGGTTTCGTTTGCCTGTTCGAGAAGAGCCATTTTTTTGGTAAGTGTCGCGTTTTCCCGGGAGACTTTTTCCATATTGCTTTTGATCTGAACAACGTCTGCGGTGTCTTGCTGCAGTTTCTTATAACTGGCCTGGATCTTGTTTCTTTCACTTATAGCCGAATCGCGTTCCTGCTCTGTACGAAAGAGCGCTTCCGATACTGTGTCCAGCTGTTGCCGGTTCTCGGCTTCTTTCTGTAGCATCTCATCTTTTTGTGCACGCATTGAAGCGACGAGTTTATCGAGGGGTGGCTCGGTACTCAGAAAGCGTTTGAGTACCCAGCCCTCTTTGCCGTTGTCAAGCAGGATTTTGGCAAATTCTTCACCTTCTTCGATGAATTCCACCGCCGTTCCGTCCTTTACCATGGCGACAATTTTATATTCAGTTCCCTGGCCTCTTCTGACAACAGCTTCTATGCTTGGCCGTATGTAGCGGGTTTCTGCCTCAGCCGATATTCCTGAGAACAGTATGGTGCTGAACTGGATACAGAGAATGAAAATTAAAAGGTTGATCGGGAGTGATGGGGATAGGCCTTTTGTCAGTTTTGAGGGCATATATATATCCTTGGTTGTATAATTGTTTGTGGGCGAAGAATCATACAGTCATATGGTAATAGGGATCTTTTCTGTTATAACCCAATAAATATAAAAGTGGTAGGTTCTGCTGTTGTCGAAATTGTAAAAATGAAAAAGGAAATGATGAGGAAGATTGCTTTCGGTTATTCAACACGATGTAATATCAGGTGTGAACACTGTGTCGCGGCTGATGACGCCCGCAAAAATGAAAAGATGAAGCTGTGCCGGGCCAAAGAGATTATTGCTGAACTGGCTGCTGCCGGGGTTCGCGGTATAAGTTTTACTGCGGGTGAACCACTCCTCTATCTTGATGATATTGCCGAACTGGTGAGTCTATGCAGAGAATATGAAATCTACACCAGGGTTGTCACCAATTCCTTTTGGGCGAAAAGCGCTGATCTTGCAGACAGCTATACCCTTCTGCTCAAAGAAAGTGGGCTATCGCAGTTACGTTTGAGCTACAGCCGCTGGCATCAAAAGAATGTTCCCCGGCACCATATTGTTAACGCTGCGGAAAGTTGTCAGAAAGCAGGTCTTGATTATTTTGTTTCATTCGTAACCGACTTCTCAGAGGATGATGATGGCTATGAACAGTATCTTCGGGAACAGAAGTTGCTGTTTTTTCCAGAACCGGTAATTTTTTCCGGTAGAGCGCAATCCTTCGAACGTTCCGCCTTGCGTACTGATTATCAGGAAAACTGCTGTTCCATGAATCCCTATCTTGCTCCCAGTCTCGATATGTACGCCTGTTGTGATGCAGGCAGCCATTTTACACGGACAAATTTCTTCCATCTTGGTAATCTGAAGGATAATACGATTGAGGAAATGTTCAGGAAAAGTGAAGGGAACAGCCTGTATAATCATATCCGCTCCACAGGCATAACTGCAATTGCATCTTTTGCCGGATTTCGAGCACGCGAAATCGTTGGCTATAGAAAATGCGAACTGTGTGAAAAAATGTTTAACTCTCCAGAGTTGCTTGGGGCGCTCGAAAAAGAAGCGGAATCGGGATTGAAGTCCTGGCACAGATAAGTTTATTTTTTCTGCTGCGGCAGGATGCGCGTGTTGCGCTACAATGACAGGGTGAAATGATGGTAGAGATTGGAAAAATTAATAGACTTGCGGTGGTGAGTACTCAGGGCCACGAAGTCCGCTTTGATGGTGGAGAGCTCGGAGACATTCTTCTCGATGAAAAGTTTGTGTATGGAAGATATCACAAGGGCGATGAGGTTGAAGTATTTGTTTCTGTTGATGGGGATGACAGGCTTTTTGCCATTACCAGTAAACCCTATGCAATGGTAGGGGAGTTTGCCAGACTCCGGGTGGCAGCAACTTCTCCATCAGGTGCCTTTCTTTCCTGGGGGATGAAAAATGATCTTTTGGTCCCGAAGAGTGAACAGCTTAGTCCCATGAAAGAGGGCGAGTCCTACGTTGTTTACGTCTTTTTGAGTGAGAAAACAAATCGTATAACGGCTTCTTCAAAACTGGATAAATACCTTGGCCTCTCCCCCCCAGATTATAAAGAAGGCGAAGAGGTTGATCTTCTCATTTTTGACAGGACTGATCTTGGATATCAGGCAGTTATTAATCAGGCACACATTGGAATGCTGTTTAAAAATGAGGTGTTTCAGAAACTCTTTATCGGTCAGAAACTGAAGGGCTATATATATAATATCCGGGAAGATTCAAAGATTGACCTGAGGTTACAGCTGCCGGGATATGAGAAGGTGGATGGAGTCTCTCAGGCAATCATTGACATCCTGAAAGAGAATGGCGGCGTAAGTTCTCTTTCTGATAAAAGTCCGCCGGAGGAAATTTATGCCCTCTTTGGAGTGAGTAAAAAGGTTTTCAAACAGGCGATTGGTGCCCTTTATAAGAAACGCATCATTACCATAGATCGCAGTAGCGGTATAAGGTTGGTGAAGAAGAAATGAAAATACGTAAAGTGAGTCCAGAGTTACAGCCCAAGGCGGCGGCCCTGCTGCGCAATGCCTTTCCGCGAAGTAATTATGAAGTGCGGCTGATGGAAAATCTTCACAAAAACGGCAGGGAGGTCCATGAGTGGGTCTGTCTCCATGTCAATAAGGCTGTGGCCTATATTGCCTTTTCCAGGGCTTATAATGGTGTTGAGGTATGTGGTCTGCATCTGGCACCTCTGGCTGTTAAACCTGAATTTCAACGGCAGGGGATAGGGTCGGAGTTGCTGCGTTTTGCCCTGCGCCAGGAAGTCATTCAAACGATGACACTCTTTGTTCTCGGGAATCCTGAATTTTATAAGAAGTTTGGGTTCAAACCCTGTACCAATCCTATTTGTCCCTTTGATAAAAAAAATAGACATTTTTTAAGCATTCGTAACCCTGAAGTCGCACGATTTACAGTGGGATATGAACCTGAATTCAACATTGGGGCATAGAATGACAACAGGTACTACCATTTTGATTATCCACCATGAGCAGGATCGCTATTTTGATACCCTGTGCAGGCGTTTTCCTGACCTTCTTTTTCATAGTGCTCGTAACGATGCTGAAGTTGCACAGAAGATGGCTGAATTGCAGCCACAGATCCTGCTGAGTTTTCGTTGTGATCCCATTTCCACCAAAGCCCAGAGTATGGCTGCACGAACTCCCTGTGTGAAATGGGTACAGGTGGCAGGTGCCGGATATGATCATTTGGGGGATCTGGATGAACTGAAGTGCCAAGTTACAAATTGCTCCGGCGTGTTGAGCAGGTTTCAGGCAGAAACGGTCATCGGGGCAATGATCAATCTCAACTTTGGTTTTTACCGTTATCAGCAGCAGCAACGGGAAAAGCTCTATCGGAAATTGCCTTGGCGTTCCTTGGAGGGGCAGAAACTCCTGCTTCTCGGAATGGGCCATATTGGGAGGGCTGTGGCTGTGAATGCACGTCACTTTGGTATGCACATCACAGCCATCCGATCCAGAATACAGGATTCGCCGGAGGCCGATGTCGTCTGTACTGCGGATGAGCTTCCTGTACTATTACCGGAAGTTGATTTTGTTTCACTGCATCTGCCCTACTGTAAGGAAACGCATCATTTCTTTGATGCGAAGATGTTTGGGGCTATGAAAGAGAGCGCATATTTTATAAACACTGCCCGGGGGAATATTGTCGACGAGGATGCTCTTATTGCTGCCTTGAAGGAAAAAAGGATCGCTGGTGCCTATCTCGATGTTTTTCGTGAGGAGCCATTGCCTCAATTGAGTCAATTGTGGCAATTGGATAATCTTTTATTAACTCCTCACTACTGCGATGCCGTAGATGATTGGCACGAGCGGTTTGCAGATTTTTTTGCAGATAATCTTCAGCGCTGGATTGCCGGGGAGGAGTTGCATAATAGTCTTAAAAAATAGGGACGAATGGGATTTTTTTCGAACCAAAAGGTGGGCTGAGATTTGTAATGTTTTTTGAACATGTACCCAGAAGGGGGCTGATATGTGCTCATCGTGGGGCCCGTTCTATTGCTCCTGAAAACACACTTCTGGCCATGACCATGGCGAAGGCATGCGGTGCGCACTGTTGGGAAACAGATATCCGGATGAGCAAAGATGGTAAACTGATTGTTTTCCATGACGATAGCCTGGAACGTACCACGAATATTGCAGTAAACAGGGCATTAAAAAAACATCCTGATTGCAGTGTTAATTGCTATACACTGGCAGAACTGCGTGAGCTTGATGTCGGTTCCTGGTTCCTGTCCGATGATCCCTTCGGGGCGGTTGCCAGTGGTGAGGTTGCGGACGTTCAATATGAGACAATCAAGAGGCAGCGAATCCCCCTGCTTCGTGAAGTTCTGGATTTCAGCAAGAAGCACTCTTTTCCTGTCAATCTGGAAATTAAAGATCTGAAAACGCCATCCGGTGACGTTCTTGTTGTGGACAGGATCATGGAGATGCTTTTTGAAACAGGAACCATGGATATGGTGCTTCTCTCCTCCTTTCGCCATGAATACCTTCACCGGGCTCGAGCGTTGAATAAGGAAATTGACATAGCAGTTCTGGCAGAAGAACAGCATCCTCAGGATCTTATTCAGTACCTCAGGAGTTTTCAAGCCGCTGCCTATCATCCGAATGTGGATATATGTGACGAAGAGCTCATCAATGGGTTGCAGCGTGCCGGTTTCCGGGTTAATTGCTGGACAGTCAATGATATGAAAAGGGCGCAGGAGATACTTCGTACAGGGGGGGGAGTAATAACAGATTGGCCCCAGCGTCTGATATGAATAAGGATGTAATAGCCAACTGAAAAAAGTATGAAGGAGAGATACGAGGGAATGAAAACAATAGGGATGCTTGGTGGTATGAGTTGGGAATCAACAGCCAGCTACTATAAGGCTCTTAATGAAGGTGTAAGAGATGTTCTTGGTGGCTTGCACTCTGCCAGAATCTCCATGTATAGTGTTGATTTTGACCAGATTGAAAAGCTGCAGCATCAGGGCGACTGGCAGGCTACAGCCGAAATTCTTTCTCAAGCCGCCCGCAGTATTGAAGCGGCAGGTGCAGATTTTTTACTTATCTGTACCAACACCATGCATAAGGTCGCCCCGGAAATTGAGGCAGCAATCGGGATTCCTCTGCTTCATATTGCCGATGCCACGGCAGAAAGGCTTGTTGCAGACAAGGTGAAACGGGTAGGCCTTCTTGGAACCCGATTTACCATGGAAGAA comes from Desulfocapsa sulfexigens DSM 10523 and encodes:
- a CDS encoding glycerophosphodiester phosphodiesterase translates to MFFEHVPRRGLICAHRGARSIAPENTLLAMTMAKACGAHCWETDIRMSKDGKLIVFHDDSLERTTNIAVNRALKKHPDCSVNCYTLAELRELDVGSWFLSDDPFGAVASGEVADVQYETIKRQRIPLLREVLDFSKKHSFPVNLEIKDLKTPSGDVLVVDRIMEMLFETGTMDMVLLSSFRHEYLHRARALNKEIDIAVLAEEQHPQDLIQYLRSFQAAAYHPNVDICDEELINGLQRAGFRVNCWTVNDMKRAQEILRTGGGVITDWPQRLI
- a CDS encoding TIGR04211 family SH3 domain-containing protein; protein product: MPSKLTKGLSPSLPINLLIFILCIQFSTILFSGISAEAETRYIRPSIEAVVRRGQGTEYKIVAMVKDGTAVEFIEEGEEFAKILLDNGKEGWVLKRFLSTEPPLDKLVASMRAQKDEMLQKEAENRQQLDTVSEALFRTEQERDSAISERNKIQASYKKLQQDTADVVQIKSNMEKVSRENATLTKKMALLEQANETLRSNYTLKWFLAGGGVLVFGMIIGGIVRGSRKKRSSLL
- a CDS encoding GNAT family N-acetyltransferase, which produces MKIRKVSPELQPKAAALLRNAFPRSNYEVRLMENLHKNGREVHEWVCLHVNKAVAYIAFSRAYNGVEVCGLHLAPLAVKPEFQRQGIGSELLRFALRQEVIQTMTLFVLGNPEFYKKFGFKPCTNPICPFDKKNRHFLSIRNPEVARFTVGYEPEFNIGA
- a CDS encoding D-2-hydroxyacid dehydrogenase: MTTGTTILIIHHEQDRYFDTLCRRFPDLLFHSARNDAEVAQKMAELQPQILLSFRCDPISTKAQSMAARTPCVKWVQVAGAGYDHLGDLDELKCQVTNCSGVLSRFQAETVIGAMINLNFGFYRYQQQQREKLYRKLPWRSLEGQKLLLLGMGHIGRAVAVNARHFGMHITAIRSRIQDSPEADVVCTADELPVLLPEVDFVSLHLPYCKETHHFFDAKMFGAMKESAYFINTARGNIVDEDALIAALKEKRIAGAYLDVFREEPLPQLSQLWQLDNLLLTPHYCDAVDDWHERFADFFADNLQRWIAGEELHNSLKK
- a CDS encoding DUF6812 domain-containing protein; amino-acid sequence: MSTPKTQVIILTKDFRIEGAIDLVPGARLTDFMNETNKFMVVTNATVTDHAKQEILRGEFINLLISNIEIILPAEKLL
- a CDS encoding CvfB family protein, coding for MMVEIGKINRLAVVSTQGHEVRFDGGELGDILLDEKFVYGRYHKGDEVEVFVSVDGDDRLFAITSKPYAMVGEFARLRVAATSPSGAFLSWGMKNDLLVPKSEQLSPMKEGESYVVYVFLSEKTNRITASSKLDKYLGLSPPDYKEGEEVDLLIFDRTDLGYQAVINQAHIGMLFKNEVFQKLFIGQKLKGYIYNIREDSKIDLRLQLPGYEKVDGVSQAIIDILKENGGVSSLSDKSPPEEIYALFGVSKKVFKQAIGALYKKRIITIDRSSGIRLVKKK
- a CDS encoding type IV pilus twitching motility protein PilT, producing the protein MALLDKVFKGATEMHASDVHVIPGEPFMVRHMGKLVRLKSKTLTPENTIRLVEELLSPTQCGILSRKQQLDFAYELEGVGRFRGSAMLHNNGVSGVFRIIPPQIPTLATLGLPDVVAAALENHQGIILVTGATGHGKTTTLAAMVDYINSRRAHHILTVEDPIEFIHPFKKGVVNQRQLGSNTLSYKNALKGALRQDPDVIVIGELRDLDTISLAISASETGHLVIGTLSTSNAAKTIDRIIDSYPSGEQNQIRAMLSESLKAVITQRLIPASNGNAMQLALEILIGNLSVANLIRDNKTYQIHSTMQMGKNLGMRLMDESIVELLQSGKISMDAALANIDKKSMLKRFMTQEPELELEENDQE
- a CDS encoding peptidase U32 family protein gives rise to the protein MKRKIELLAPGGDIDAIKAAIVAGADAIYCGLDRFNARNRAENITFADLPGIVRLAHTNNCALFLTLNIVIVESEIPALITLLNRLVNTRIDGLIVQDLGLLYILTHYYPTLQIHASTQLTTHNEGQIHFLSKLNVRRVNLSRELSIQEIHSLTETAHQNSLLTEVFVHGSYCLSFSGICYLSSFNSGNSGNRGRCSQPCRDQYVKTVAGKDYPLNLKDNSAFSDVQALADAGVDSVKIEGRIKKFHYVYTVVKAWRKQLQSLYGQEELCHDDEDLHRVFNRGFSNAFLKGDIDRDMFVDHPRDYSAVYLAETKDGATDENMEEAKRELYDLKTEIITDVRGRIEHLSSEKIPLQISVSGQAGTVLHVVVQTPERSFTVVSDSGLVELKRTKDGGQSLDCDMLAKRLAQLNETEFTIESLETDGLCRGLFLPFKEVSAIRKKIFRELHASQEYVSPIDVPRIKRQGDQMLEPVLSLLLSAEEDLHLCQGSSADTYFQIPDNLENCDSALTSIFVANRGLLPWFPAVLIGESYHAAVEFLQKVKPQRVVTNNSGIAYECWQRGVPWIAGPYLNVANSFSLLCLMGNFNCSGSFISNELKRVQIKAIKKPDDFKLYYSIYHPIVLMTSRQCLFHQVTGCTKDRIDENCLHCCEKSAEITNLKKQTFLIEKTKGNYHTLYGSTHYLNTDVLREIPNFFSSFLVDLRRIQTETRVALDRAELVKLFESYLAGHPGSAEALEKSIQPSTKHQYVKGI
- a CDS encoding aspartate/glutamate racemase family protein, translated to MKTIGMLGGMSWESTASYYKALNEGVRDVLGGLHSARISMYSVDFDQIEKLQHQGDWQATAEILSQAARSIEAAGADFLLICTNTMHKVAPEIEAAIGIPLLHIADATAERLVADKVKRVGLLGTRFTMEEDFYKGRLTDKYTIEVVVPDSDDMDIIHKVIYSELCLGRVSERSRRRYLDIIDSLCDKGAEAVILGCTEIALLVQQKHTSVRLYDTTEIHARHAVQLAVQE
- a CDS encoding radical SAM protein, with the translated sequence MMRKIAFGYSTRCNIRCEHCVAADDARKNEKMKLCRAKEIIAELAAAGVRGISFTAGEPLLYLDDIAELVSLCREYEIYTRVVTNSFWAKSADLADSYTLLLKESGLSQLRLSYSRWHQKNVPRHHIVNAAESCQKAGLDYFVSFVTDFSEDDDGYEQYLREQKLLFFPEPVIFSGRAQSFERSALRTDYQENCCSMNPYLAPSLDMYACCDAGSHFTRTNFFHLGNLKDNTIEEMFRKSEGNSLYNHIRSTGITAIASFAGFRAREIVGYRKCELCEKMFNSPELLGALEKEAESGLKSWHR